The window AGAAATAATCACTTGGACATTTAGTGCCACTCAATACCAATACAATTAACAGTACACAATAGTCAAGGTTGGAATAGAATAGTTAGATCCAGGAGAGAGGATCACTGTATTCTTTGGCTCAAAAGGTTAGAGAAGATGATGCACTAAATGCTGTTTTTTCTGATACAAATTCATATTAAATACAAACAGTTGTCCATTATAGGAAAGTCCGTTAGCTTTGTCTTCAGTGATTGCTCTTCATCCATTCCAGTTTATGTTACTCTTCATTTTTTCTTCCTCACTTTACCAAAACGAATGATGTTTTTTGGAggagtgtaaaaaaaataaaaatactaacGTTAAAGAGAACAACATCTGTCCAGGAAATACTGACATCTTAAAAAAGAAAGGAGATAGTATAACGCCTCCTCACAAAACTCCAACCAAAGTCTCACTCAGCACACTTAGTGAATGTGTGTCCATCTGTATTTACAACATTAAAAGTGTCCCTCTCCCAGTGACCAGCACTTGGGCTTTGAGAACTGTCTTGCGTCTGTGGTTCCCCACAGACCAACTTCATTGTAGTCCCTCCAAGTCTATAGGATCTGCAGTTCTTTCAGTCTCACTGTAACGACAGTAATAATAAGACTGGCACCATCAATGAGAGGATAGAGAAGGATGCTGTCGAAAACGCTGTATTTGTCCGCACGCTTTTCTGGACATCTGGAAGGATTACCACTGGGTCATCTATATTGAGAGAATATACATTAGTGTATGTTAACCCGGATTCCCAGACACAGGTTAATCCTAGTCCTGGATTGAAAAGCATGACCAATGAAGAATCGCCACTGAAATATATGTTTAAGTATCATCCCTCCCAAACTTTCAGTCCTAGGGTCAAGTACAACTGGTCCATGGTTTGGTCATTAACATACCTGCAGGCAGTCTGTTGGAGACGTTGTGTGCTCCACCCCCAGCTCCAGCTCTTCCAGTTGAAACCCTGGCCTCTTGAGATCCTGGATGAGAAAAATAACAATCAATCACTCTGCCTTACTGCAGCCGGGAGCTAAAAATCATCATCAAACAAAGgctacattccaaatggcactttattccctatatagtgcactacttttgaccagggcctggttaaaagtagttcactatgggATGCAGACAAAAGCCTATACAGTGCACTTCTCCACCCAACCACTAGGGCAGTGAAACATACCATCAGCAGCTATGACGTCTACCCTGAGCCTGAGGCACTCCTGTCCGTGGTGGTGCAGAGGTTTGGCTGGAGAGGGGAAGGAACAAAGACAAGCGTTAATTACAGACAAACTAATGCACTTATCCTCCCATGTGGCCTTAATCCacctccacacacagacagacagacatgaatatACACGCATGGACACACACGCGGCCTGCAGCCATCTGTGAGCAGGCGGAGTGTGTCCCGTCGCCCATCTAATTACAACACACTCAGGGTCACGGCATCGCCTCTCTATGGGTGACTGGCCATCGGCTATCTGCTAGCTAGCATGTGAGCACTAATGCACAACATAGCACGCCAACATTCACTGAATGCTAACATAAGCCTTCAAGATGACGGCTTGTTTGCCTGGATGCTTTGCCACGGGTCATAAGGTCAAACTTTACTGTATACACTTCTATATCATCTGCAGTGCTTTTTCCATCACATTTTTCCTGATTTAAAAGTGACATTTCACCCCACTCTCATTTTGGCATTAGACTACGTTTGGGGTCTGAAAACATTAACAAATGTTGACTTTGTCCCTTTAAGTTCTCTTACCAAATTCTCTAGAATTTATTCACatggataaataaaaaaaatggtggACTACCTGCTAGCTAGACACTTACAGATATAGTAGTAGCTCTCTCCCTGGCGGAACTCCTTGCCCAGTGTGAAGGGGGTGAACCGCTGAAACTTCTCAGAGAACTTCTCAGCAGCGTGGGGGGCGAAGGGGTGGCCGCACTCCCAGCGCATCTGGTCGTAGGACTGAGGCTTGCAAGCATCGTAGTCCTCCAGCTCCACCATGTAGAGCACGTAGCGCTCAGCATCCTGCGATGCCACCTCGCCCAGCGGGTAGTGGGGGCACACGATGTCCAGGTAGTCATTCAGCCGCACCTCCACCGCATAGTCGTCCCATAGGAACCTGAGAGCGAAGAACAACGGGGGACGGAGGGGGTTAGTCGAGTCACAAGTGGCATCGGGATACGGCAATGGCTTAAAATACAACTACCAAATTCGTGATTATGTATCGACCGGTGACGTGTGCCCCGGATTCAACAGGGGAAAtcatggaggagatggagaggcatGAGCAGCAGGCAGGGATAAAACACTAAGTGGGGAAGTGAGCTGGGAGGATGTGTGCATAAATATGGATGATTGTGGACAGCAGCAGAAACGCTGTGCTGTGCTGGGAGCTAATCCTGAGTGCACATTGATCCCGGCTCCCCCGGGAACCCAGCGATGTTTACAGAAAATTATTAGCATTCAGTCAGGACACCGGGCCGGGAGATGAGTATCGACACTAAACTGCAGCCAGAGCTACACACCAGGCCGTCACAGACAAGGGTTGCAGAACGCCTAATCACAAACACACTGTCGCCCGAAAGAGTGAGAGGCAGGAATAGGAGGAGCCCAGGTCTCTCCTGAACATTTCCCCTTTTCAttaaggacagacagacacacagttctggtcactgtctgtttctgtctacTGCCACACTCCCCCTGGGGAAGCAGTCAGACTGTCTGcatgcctctcctccctccactcctagCTTTTTACAACAGCAGTCCTAGGGTGGATTTACATTTGTAAAATATGTCTAGTGAGATCTCTTTCTTCAACATCGGATTTGCACATTTTCTGCCCTACTAGCCTTGGATGTGATTCGTGCTTTATGTGTGAGTGCAGCTATTAGCATAATGTAAATGCCATAGTATATAGACAAACAAAA of the Oncorhynchus kisutch isolate 150728-3 linkage group LG17, Okis_V2, whole genome shotgun sequence genome contains:
- the LOC109907693 gene encoding ephrin-A1; this translates as MDLVWSLCFVGSLCAWFASAERHSVYWNRTNTKFLWDDYAVEVRLNDYLDIVCPHYPLGEVASQDAERYVLYMVELEDYDACKPQSYDQMRWECGHPFAPHAAEKFSEKFQRFTPFTLGKEFRQGESYYYISKPLHHHGQECLRLRVDVIAADGSQEARVSTGRAGAGGGAHNVSNRLPADDPVVILPDVQKSVRTNTAFSTASFSILSLMVPVLLLLSLQ